Proteins encoded by one window of Scatophagus argus isolate fScaArg1 chromosome 8, fScaArg1.pri, whole genome shotgun sequence:
- the tspan31 gene encoding tetraspanin-31: protein MVCGGFTCSKNALCSLNVVYMLVGLLLIGVAAWGKGFGLVSSIHIIGGVIAVGVFLLLIAIVGLIGAIHHHQVMLFFYMVILFIVFLFQFGVSCSCLAMNRGQQETLLNSTWGMLDNKTKMDLESQLNCCGLLNVSLTQFDQDLQSCPASCKSKGSCFTCGDMMLNHATEALKILGGVGLFFSFTEILGVWLAMRYRNQKDPRANPSAFL from the exons ATGGTCTGTGGCGGTTTCACCTGTTCCAAAAATGCGCTTTGTTCCCTGAATGTGGTTTACATG CTCGTCGGGCTGCTGCTGATTGGAGTAGCAGCATGGGGGAAGGGGTTCGGCTTGGTGTCGAGCATCCACATCATCGGCGGTGTCATCGCAGTGGGCGTCTTCCTGCTGCTCATCGCCATTGTAGGTCTCATCGGAGCAATACACCACCACCAAGTCATGCTCTTCTTT TACATGGTCATTCTTTTTATCGTTTTCCTGTTCCAATTTGGAGTCTCCTGTTCCTGCTTGGCAATGAATCGTGGGCAGCAG GAGACCCTTCTGAACTCCACATGGGGAATGTTGGACAACAAGACCAAGATGGATCTGGAGAGTCAGCTGAACTGCTGTGGGCTTCTCAACGTCAGTCTAACACAGTTTGATCAAGACCTGCAAAGCTGCCCTGCA TCATGCAAAAGCAAGGGTTCCTGTTTCACCTGTGGGGATATGATGCTGAATCATGCAACGGAGGCGCTGAAGATCCTTGGGGGCGTGGGACTCTTCTTCAGCTTCACGGAG ATCCTCGGCGTGTGGCTCGCGATGCGCTACAGGAACCAGAAAGATCCACGAGCAAACCCAAGTGCTTTCCTATAG